The sequence CAGTATAGATTTCTTCAGTAAGTAGCGTAATGTAACAGGCGGGATGTTCAGTGACCGGGTCATTATGGGGGGTTACCCCCTGGGTGGGGAGAtctgccctggggggggggggttagggtcacGGGATCGATGGCTCTTGCTCGTTCTGTCGCTCCCCTGCTGATTAGACTGGAGGTCGCTGGCTGAAGCGCATCAGGGAAGGAGCATGCCAGTGTAGGGGACGTCTGTTGTTGGATTCCAGACTCAAGATGGTTTATTGTCAAATGCACAACAATTATAGCAGCAGTCGCCGGCAATGAAATTCTTGAGTCTCAGGCTCCTTCAACAACGCAATATGAAAAGAAGAAGTGTAAAAGAAACCCAAACAAGATGTGAAATAAAAGAAAGCTCTGAACGAAATGGAACACTGggcatgaaaataaaaatataacaacTATATGAAATGGAATACTGTACATttgtacataaaaatatgaaataagAATCGTTATGCGTAGAGACGAGATGCAGCGCACTGAGCTTTTTCCTCAAAACTAAATATAGCTTTACTGTTTAAAATTGCTATCAAACGAAACTCTGTCTCTGGCTGTCGACGACCCTACGTTTTATTTTCCGACATAAAAGTCCTGTGaggacagcgtgtgtgtgtgtgtgtgtgtgcgcctgtgtgggtctgtgcgtgtgcctgtgcctgtgggggactgtgtgtgtgcctgctccTGTCCAGACATGCTATCTGTAGACTCTTGAGGACGGAGTATGCAGAGAATTCAGACCAGGTAGCATCATCTGCTCTGCTTGCTGCCAGGTGGCAAACTGCTGATTTGCAGGTGACGAGCAGTGCTGTAATAAAGCACACAAGgtgtgtctgtcacacacacacgcacacgcacacgcacacgcacacgcacacgcacacacacacacacacacctccccctccaccctagggagacggaggggtgtGCTGCGTATCATGCTCATTGAACTTTATGGCCCCTGGCCACACCCCCAGCCTGGCCCCTGACCACACCCCCAGCCAGGCTCCTGGCCACGCCCCCAGCCTAGCTCCTGACCACACCCCCAGCCAGGctcctggccacgccccctggcTATCACTCTGGTCCACAGTATGTCTGACACGTTCGCTCCAAGAGCGTCCTTCACACGAACCCTCCATTGCCCAAGCATGTAGCAAGCCAAATATAGTACAACATGATACACGACTTGATATATGTAATCTTTAAATGTAAAGCATCATGAAAGTGCTCCACTATCGAGCCTAAAGCGCTCCAGAGAGAGCACAGCAGCACGAGCGGGTACTTAGAGTCATGTCTCGTCTTATTGTAGCGGTCTTTGATATATACGGGGAATGGGCTAACAATTGCTAGTGCTTAGcacctttttctctttcttctgacaaatgtacttattgtaagtcgctttggataaaagcgtctgctaaacgccctgaatgtaaaatgtaaatcgTGACAGGAAGGTGCCTCCGTCTCCCGTCCCCCTCTGCAGAGCTTCCCATCCGACGAGGGCTGGCCGTTCGCTAAGTACCTGGGGGCGTGCGGGCGCGTGGTGGCGGTGAACTACGTGGGCGAGGAGCTGTGGAGCTTCTACAACGCGCCGTGGGAGAAGAGGGTGGACCTGGCCCGGCAGCTCATGGACATCGCCGAGCAGCTCACCAACAACGACTTCGACTTCGCCCTCTACCTGCTGGACGTCAGCTTCGACAACTTCGCCGTCGGTCCGCGGGACGGCAAGGTGATCGTGGTGGACGCCGAGAACGTCCTGGTGGCCGACAAGAGGCTGATCAAGCAGAGtgagtcctcctcctcgtcttaatcctcctcctcctcttcctccttcttctccttcccctcctcatttgccttctcctcattctcttcttcgcctcctcctcctcctcctcctcctcctcctcctcctcttcctccttcttctccttctccttcccctcctcattTGCcttctcctcattctcctcttcctcctcctcccagtttACTGTTTTACagtttaaacactcagtttacttgctaaattcgattaaaccaTTAAATACAATGTAATCTActatacactttaaacactcagtttacttgctaaattcgattaaacaattaaatacaatataaactACGATACACTTCaaactcagtttactagctaaattcaatacaatgcaaatataaagtaaaaacaagtgttatcggtattatgttatttcgtcttgatgagcgcaaatgttttttgaaacctgcctgtcaACGGACAATCGCGTCGATCGATGGCGTAATGTTTTGACgcggattacgtaggcggtaaaATTtttgcccccggtacaattttggtgtgacagctcCTTAAGGGTGCAGTGGGTCCTTAAGGCTGCAAGTCGCCCCTTAAGGGTGCAACCAGCCTACAGGTCTGTCCTTATGGCTACAGGTCACCCCTTAAGTCTGCAGGTTACTCCTTAAAGCTGAAGTTGCTCCTATATGGGGCAGGTCGCCCCTTAAGGCAGCAGTTGCCCCTTAAGGCCCCAGTTGCCCCTTAAGGCTGCAGCCCAGTTCACATTAACTTCCCTCACCAGACCCAGCTCTTAGAGCGTTGCTGCGGTGTGAACTGGTTAGTCGAGAGAGTCTGAAGCTGTCGTCTCCAGTGATTGACCGTGTCAAACCGCGGTGTGGTTTAAGAAAATATTCACGTATATCCACTGCTTACTAATCATGGCGACCACAGCACTGACACTACATATATGATTCTTTAGCAAACCTAAAGTATGCACCGGTTCTTTCTAAACCGGGAACTATAACATCATAACAAGTGGAAATATCAACCTCTTGATGATTCGTTTCTCACCAGTTGCCAAGAATCAAAGAGCTATCATTAATTTAGCGTCTCTCCAGGTGAAATCCAGTCCCTGAAGTTTGTCTGGTTTTTTGGATGAGCTGGTGCATTGCCAGCCTCCAACTCCTGGGGTATCTTAGTGAAGCTCCCTGTCTGTAGCAGAGCAGCCCGCTGCAGTCGACCTGTACAGATTCACAACGGCCCAGTTTCAGAGCACGGCCATGTGATGCTTTTGCAAGCAGTCGCCCGTCGTGAATCTTTGATCAGGACTGGACCACAGAGACATCATGTTgtcctcactgtgtgtgtgtgtgtgtgtgtgtgtgtgtgtgtgtgtgtgtgtgtgtgtgtgtgtgtgtgtgtgtgtgtgtgtgtgtgtgtgtgtgtgtgtgtgtgtgtgtgtgtgtgtgtgtgtgtgtcctctggccCAGACCCGTAGAGACCAGCTGACTTCATTAGAATTGGAAATCATCCACTTTGGTTTGGAAATGTTGTGTCACTGGTTTGAGACCACTTCCCTGGGCTCAGCCTTCAACTAACAACCCTCTACTGCCACGGGTTAAACTAACCAGCCTCTACTGCCAGGGGATAAACTAACCAGCCTCTACTGCCAGGGGATAAACTAACCAGCCTCTACTGCCACAGGTTAAACTCACCATTACCATGTACTACCACGGGTTAAACTTGCCTGCCTGTAGTTAaactcaccaccaccctctgaTGCCTCTAGTTAAACTAACCAGCCTCTAGTTAAACTCCCCAGCCTCTACTGTCTCtagtttaacacacacacacccccacacacacttacacacacagatatatttatttatatataaactgCGAGCAGCATCAATCTTCATCACCTTCACTGATTGAGGTGTATCAGCCCCCTGggtctctatatgtgtgtgtagtgtgtgtgtgtgtgtgtatctggtgaCAGTGTGTGATGCAGCTGCCGTGGCAGCCGAGAGGAGTGCATTAAAGTGCTGATGGTGTGATTATGGGATGTTCTCTGGGGCTTCATGCTGCGCACATTGATCTGCTCTGATACTGAACTCTCCCCGTCTCTTTGTCTcgctgtatctctgtctgtctctcttcctgtatctctgtctgtctctccccctccgtctctccctctctctgtatctctgtccgtccatctcccTCTGTTTATCTGTTCCTCCAtctgtctctatatctctctccctctgcctagATATGTCTCTCCATCTGTTTACCTATCTCTAGCTCTCGATCTGAATTCATCCCATAATAATCCATCCCAGTAATGTCTCTATCATCAAGACAACCGTCCTCATGATCTTTTGAAGCCCTACAACCGTATGTTTTAATTAAAGGTTGATTATTAAAGTAATGCCTCCTTTTAATATCCACAATGTTCTGACTCCTCCTTCTTCTGTAACTAGTTATCACCTCCAGAGAAGTCATTGAAGTCCAGAGCACTATGACATGTTACTAACACCTCCTTCTCCCCAGAGCGTCCAGAGAACTACAACATGTTATTAACACCTCCTCTTCCTTAGACCGTCCAGAGAACTACAACATGTTAttaacacctcctcctctcctcctcctcagaccgtCCAGAGAACTACAACAAGTTAttaacacctcctcctcagtccGTCCGGAGAACTACAACATGTTattaacacctcctcctcctcctcctcctcctcagaacgTCCAGAGAACTATAACATGTCattaacacctcctcctcctcctcctcctcctcctcagaccggCCGGAGAACTACGACGTGTGGTACGAGTCCCGCTTTGAGGAGTGCGACAAGGAGGCGTGCCTCTCCTTCTCCAAGGAGGCGCTGTGCTCCCGCGTCACCGTGGACCACAACTACTACGCCGTGTGCCAGAACCTGCTGTCGCGCTACGCCACCTGGCGCGGCACCACGGGGGGTCTGCTCCACGACCCCCCCGCCCACGTCACGCGCGACGGCCAGCTGGAGGCGTTGCTGGACGAGTGCACCAACCCCCGCCGCCGCTACGGCCGCTTCCAGGCCGCCAAGGAGCTGCGGGACTACCTGACGCAGCTCAGCACCTCCTCCGCCTCGCTGGCCACCGCCAGGTAGTGGCGGCCATGCCCGGAGGCGGCGACAGCGACCTCTGGCCTCCTggggctgacctctgacctctggacgtttgagcaggaggaggggtccGTTTGGTTGTTACTGTAACGgaactgtctctccccccccccaacccacatcATCCCAGTGCTGCATCCCAGTGCTGCATCCCAGTGCTAGCCTCAGGCGCTAGCTCCCAGTGCTAGCCTCAGGCGCTAGCTCCCAGTGCTAGCCTCAGGCGCTAGCTCCCAGTGCTAGCCTCCAGTGCTAGCCTCCAGCGCTAACCTCCGGTGCTAGCGCCCAGTGCTAGCTTCCAGGGCTAGCCTCCAGTGCTAGCTCCCTAGAGCTAGCCAGCAGAGCTAGCTCCCAGTGCTAGCCTCCAGCGCTAGCTCCCATTGCTAGCCTCCAGCGCTAGCCTCCAATGCTAGCACACAGTGTCGGTCCACATTGCTAGCTCCCAGCGGTAGCACCTAGCACTAGCTTCAAGAACCTCTTGACATTTTAtaggaaaggaaaaaaaaggaaaaggaggtTGACTCCGAGACTCGGCCAGGGACCTCTGAAGTGCTGAGAGACAATGGAGGGAAAAAGGCTGGATCCGCCCCCCTGCCCGTCCtgccagccaatcagctgctTCGTGCAGCCCAGACTGTGTTGGGTCTGCCAACTCTAAACTCTCCAACTGTTTTGTCCTTTAGTTGCTGTTATGTGTTGGAATCAAACCTCATCACTC is a genomic window of Gadus chalcogrammus isolate NIFS_2021 chromosome 23, NIFS_Gcha_1.0, whole genome shotgun sequence containing:
- the dipk2ab gene encoding divergent protein kinase domain 2Ab, with amino-acid sequence MLRMLPLKLGRVYRCVKLLAVVGLLVILLMNTHSLLASFQKNELTDRRFINLNKCPACFGTSWCRKFMNGQVSFEAWGRLRFLDVFNVKNVYFAQYGEPREGTRRVVLKRLGSNQELADIDQKICKRATGRSRCDLIQGVYKTEFARLNGEVRLLTPEVVEGWSDLVHCPSQRLLDRVVRRYAETKDSGSFLLKNLKDTEKMQLLMTLAFNPEPLVLQSFPSDEGWPFAKYLGACGRVVAVNYVGEELWSFYNAPWEKRVDLARQLMDIAEQLTNNDFDFALYLLDVSFDNFAVGPRDGKVIVVDAENVLVADKRLIKQNRPENYDVWYESRFEECDKEACLSFSKEALCSRVTVDHNYYAVCQNLLSRYATWRGTTGGLLHDPPAHVTRDGQLEALLDECTNPRRRYGRFQAAKELRDYLTQLSTSSASLATAR